The following are from one region of the Melitaea cinxia chromosome 7, ilMelCinx1.1, whole genome shotgun sequence genome:
- the LOC123655020 gene encoding transmembrane protein 161B, translating to MALLGAQLVITLNMVSLIQKLGNYSFARWLLCSQGLYRYLYPDNSELKTLAGVPKDKPKGKKGGKNELNGKPETFHIPRSLDIKLETTPVTPLDVVHLRFYTEYIWIVDFALYTGIVYIMSEIYTSFFPLKDEFNLSMVWCLLVVLFSFKILLSLTKQYFTSEESIGERSTCIVAFCVFLLIAMAVLIVDESNLEVGVDPAYDSFYENASKFLENQGLSSVGPASKLILKLSLAVWAAIIGTLFTFPGLRVARMHWDSLSQYEGSRGASLLLSASLCLPAALALLWLRPVARRYLADRVFSGMTEPLMTDQAFDSLRLVLVIATILLRIALMPRQLQAYLDMAQKRLDVQKKEAGRITNIDLQKKIASVFYYLCVVALQYICPIIMCLYLALMYKTLGGYSWAALFYKQEAALPEQKPVENIEGMEQFQMAWENLKMVFTEQVYRGLFGFATWWCCFAWFLTTALGSMYQSYFRIS from the exons ATG GCTTTACTAGGAGCTCAGCTGGTAATAACACTGAATATGGTATCACTGATACAAAAGCTTGGTAATTACTCATTTGCAAGATGGTTATTATGTTCCCAAGGATTATATCGTTATTTGTATCCAGATAACAGTGAATTAAAGACTTTAGCGGGCGTACCGAAGGATAAACCGAAAGGAAAGAAAGGCGGGAAAAATGAGTTAAATGGAAAGCCAGAGACTTTTCATATACCACGTAGTTTAGATATAAAATTAGAGACAACTCCAGTTACTCCCTTGGACGTTGTTCATTTAAGATTCTACACAGAATACATATGGATAGTAGATTTTGCTTTATACACGGGAATTGTGTATATAATGTCAGAG atttatacaTCATTCTTCCCTTTGAAAGATGAGTTCAACTTAAGTATGGTATGGTGTCTGCTCGTAGTACTATTTTCATT TAAAATCCTACTATCTCTAACAAAGCAGTATTTCACAAGTGAAGAATCCATCGGTGAACGGTCGACATGCATTGTAGCATTCTGTGTGTTCCTTCTTATCGCTATGGCAGTGTTGATAGTTGATGAATCAAATTTGGAAGTAGGCGTGGACCCCGCATATGACAGCTTTTATGAAAACGCTTCCAAATTCCTTGAAAACCAAGGATTGTCGTctgt GGGTCCAGCGTCAAAGTTGATATTGAAACTATCGTTAGCAGTGTGGGCAGCTATTATTGGTACTTTGTTTACTTTCCCCGGCTTAAGAGTTGCTAGAATGCATTGGGATTCTCTAAG TCAGTATGAAGGCAGCAGAGGTGCAAGTCTACTACTAAGTGCCTCCCTGTGCTTGCCAGCGGCATTGGCTTTACTATGGCTACGACCAGTAGCTAGGCGTTATCTGGCAGATAGAGTTTTCTCAGGAATGACTGAACCTCT CATGACAGACCAAGCATTTGATTCCCTTCGTCTAGTGCTAGTTATAGCTACAATACTGCTTCGGATAGCTTTAATGCCTAGACAACTACAAGCGTACTTAGATATGGCTCAGAAGCGACTTGATGTACAAAAGAAAGAGGCTGGAAGGATAACTAATATTGACCTGCAGAAAAAg ATAGCATCAGTATTTTACTACCTATGCGTGGTAGCATTACAGTACATATGTCCTATCATAATGTGTCTGTATTTAGCACTTATGTATAAGACACTCGGTGGGTACTCGTGGGCAgctttattttacaaacaagAGGCTGCGTTACCAGAACAGAAACCTGTTGAAAATATTGAAGGAATGGAACAGTTTCAAATGGCGTGGGAGAATTTGAAAATG GTTTTCACAGAACAAGTATATCGAGGGTTGTTCGGCTTCGCAACTTGGTGGTGCTGTTTCGCGTGGTTCCTGACAACCGCTTTGGGTTCCATGTACCAGTCCTACTTCAGGATATCATGA